In one Phalacrocorax carbo chromosome 16, bPhaCar2.1, whole genome shotgun sequence genomic region, the following are encoded:
- the LOC104045908 gene encoding urotensin-2 receptor-like: protein MEPNGTAAAGGNASAAAGGGGGGPPGGGPLLIPSAFGTVLSVMYVAGVAGNVYTLVVMCHSARCAAPMYSSIVSLALADLLYLSTIPFIVCTYLAQDWYFGDLGCRILLSLDLLTMHASIFTLTLMCTERYLAVTRPLDTLKRSRGYRKVTAGAVWSVSLLLTLPMMLMVTLTEGGKAEGKVKRMCAPTWSVDAYRTYLTVLFSTSIMAPGIIIGFLYTRLARTYLESQRNPPHKEKSKRSPRQKVLIMIFSIVLVFWACFLPFWIWQLVRLYSSSLQLTTQTQKCINYLVTCLTYSNSCINPFLYTLLTKNYREYLRNRHRNFYRFTSSFRKRGSNLQCSWGRSMSSSNQYDYSSEALGMATLKDK, encoded by the coding sequence atGGAGCCCAAcgggacggcggcggcggggggcaacgcctcggcggcggcggggggcggcggcggcggcccccccGGGGGCGGCCCCCTGCTCATCCCCTCGGCCTTCGGGACGGTGCTGTCGGTGATGTACGTGGCCGGGGTGGCGGGCAACGTCTACACGCTGGTGGTGATGTGCCACTCGGCGCGCTGCGCCGCCCCCATGTACAGCTCCATCGTCAGCCTGGCCCTGGCCGACCTGCTCTACCTCTCCACCATCCCCTTCATCGTCTGCACCTACCTGGCCCAGGACTGGTACTTCGGGGACCTGGGGTGCCGCATCCTGCTCAGCCTGGACCTGCTCACCATGCACGCCAGCATCTTCACCCTCACCCTCATGTGTACCGAGCGCTACCTGGCCGTCACCCGGCCCCTGGACACCCTGAAGCGGTCGCGCGGCTACCGGAAGGTCACGGCGGGCGCCGTCTGGTCGGTCTCGCTGCTCCTCACTCTGCCCATGATGCTGATGGTCACCCTGACCGAGGGGGGCAAGGCAGAGGGCAAGGTGAAGAGGATGTGTGCGCCCACCTGGAGCGTGGACGCCTACCGGACCTACCTGACGGTGCTTTTCAGCACCAGCATCATGGCCCCGGGAATCATCATTGGCTTCCTCTACACACGCCTGGCCAGGACCTACCTGGAGTCCCAGAGGAACCCCCCCCACAAGGAGAAGAGCAAGAGATCGCCCCGGCAGAAGGTCCTCATCATGATTTTCAGCATCGTGCTGGTCTTCTGGGCCTGCTTCCTGCCATTTTGGATCTGGCAGCTGGTGCGGCTCtacagcagctccctgcagctcaCCACCCAAACCCAAAAGTGCATTAACTACCTGGTGACCTGCCTGACCTACAGCAACAGCTGCATCAACCCCTTCCTCTACACCCTGCTCACCAAAAACTACCGGGAATACCTGCGCAACAGGCACCGCAACTTCTACAGGTTCACATCCTCCTTTCGCAAGAGGGGCTCCAACCTGCAGTGCTCCTGGGGACGGTCCATGTCCTCCAGCAACCAGTACGACTACAGCTCGGAGGCCCTGGGCATGGCCACGCTGAAGGAcaagtga